From a region of the Bacteroidota bacterium genome:
- a CDS encoding VWA domain-containing protein, with protein MSDDNKKLNLPVIKKGGDLAKQPIKKGVSTLDLSKKSSVSSILMSKPTSIQNSILKEEVGLDLVLVGDLTTSMTDYHKLLKDKFKVLCKELFSMIDNMRIGIIFYLDHDSHLPYVTRVSKLSKDIEQLYHFIESTPVSHDGNSTFDEAVEDAFNDIVNINWREVGTRSVVLFGDAQPHEPEECPNRFSYFDLTKKMFQNKIVVNSVYCGKDYGSDEELQRLENVNVGDFSQRIYRMGHPNFYSWVANITGGMVLGIRNIEDLVDIIKASAAKDSGHLDDLEKKMKATSPSKLKLIEVARKAEKRRKLGGDERKMLT; from the coding sequence ATGAGTGACGATAACAAAAAACTCAATCTACCTGTCATCAAGAAAGGTGGTGACTTAGCGAAACAACCAATAAAAAAGGGTGTTTCAACTTTGGATTTGAGCAAAAAAAGTTCAGTGAGTTCAATTTTAATGTCCAAACCTACTTCTATTCAAAATTCTATATTAAAAGAGGAAGTAGGTTTAGATTTAGTATTGGTTGGTGATTTAACAACATCAATGACTGATTATCATAAACTCTTAAAGGACAAATTTAAGGTGCTTTGTAAAGAACTATTCTCAATGATTGACAATATGCGAATAGGAATTATTTTTTACTTAGACCATGACAGTCATTTACCATATGTTACAAGAGTTTCCAAGTTAAGCAAAGACATTGAGCAACTTTATCATTTCATTGAAAGTACCCCTGTTTCACATGATGGCAATAGCACATTTGATGAAGCCGTTGAAGATGCTTTTAACGATATAGTGAATATAAATTGGAGGGAAGTAGGTACCCGGTCAGTTGTGCTATTCGGAGATGCACAACCACATGAACCAGAGGAGTGTCCAAATCGTTTTAGTTACTTCGACTTAACCAAAAAAATGTTTCAAAACAAAATAGTCGTAAATAGTGTTTATTGTGGAAAAGACTATGGCTCTGACGAAGAATTGCAAAGATTGGAGAATGTAAATGTTGGTGACTTTTCTCAGAGAATATACAGAATGGGTCATCCCAATTTCTATTCATGGGTAGCTAATATTACAGGTGGAATGGTTTTGGGAATTAGAAATATAGAAGATTTGGTTGATATCATCAAAGCTTCAGCAGCCAAAGATTCAGGGCATCTTGACGACCTTGAAAAGAAAATGAAAGCAACTTCACCAAGCAAACTAAAATTAATTGAAGTTGCACGAAAAGCAGAAAAGAGAAGAAAACTTGGTGGTGACGAACGTAAAATGTTGACATGA
- a CDS encoding putative phage abortive infection protein: MIYFAIAFLVPELFFKILNYFELLVFVNIQTITYLKITSTVFICVILNPLLRDIVYRISPARIKSSEKLKPYELDKLTDYVLSIDNVRFLVYGAYVIALLVINYFNLQGKSLNSANEIDKAVLQSFVTFIAFDRTVALMKQLNFRPSGLLNKIYQSILNKMNTEAGIETKNNKIMAANQNYENYQQPNWWSKNWVEFTTIVGGLIAINLIFIAKVYRVSETVNPETAGQLGNFVGGYIGTIFALIGVVFLYSTLKNQRETSQVEKFENKYFELIKLQRDNVSEIGIGEDFGRKIFVILIREFRAILQLTSKIALRTNQSFSQEQVFIISYYALFFGVGPNSSRLLKEALKDQDKTFVDEFDEALKSDIEQKKAKTDKNLKFRPFGGHQSRLGHYYRHLYQTVSYVNNQSFSLDKYEYVKNIRAQLTTHEQALLYINSLTPLGSDWWKDNLIVNYRIVQNIPSGFFDKDTEIDLPSYFPKDYFEWQKTN, encoded by the coding sequence ATGATATATTTCGCAATCGCCTTTTTAGTTCCCGAATTATTTTTTAAAATCCTTAACTATTTTGAATTACTGGTCTTTGTAAATATCCAAACAATTACCTATTTAAAAATCACTTCAACAGTATTCATATGTGTAATATTAAATCCATTATTAAGAGACATAGTATATAGAATATCACCAGCAAGAATTAAGTCGTCCGAAAAGCTAAAGCCCTATGAACTTGACAAATTAACAGACTATGTTCTTTCAATAGATAATGTTAGGTTCTTAGTATATGGAGCATATGTAATTGCTTTGCTAGTGATAAATTACTTTAATCTACAAGGCAAAAGCCTTAATAGTGCAAATGAAATTGACAAAGCTGTTTTACAATCATTTGTTACATTTATTGCATTTGACAGAACGGTAGCTTTAATGAAACAGTTGAATTTCAGGCCATCAGGCTTATTAAATAAAATTTATCAATCAATATTAAACAAAATGAATACAGAAGCAGGTATCGAAACAAAAAACAATAAAATAATGGCAGCAAACCAAAATTATGAAAATTACCAACAACCAAACTGGTGGTCAAAAAACTGGGTAGAGTTTACAACCATAGTTGGTGGTCTGATTGCAATCAATCTTATATTCATTGCAAAAGTTTACAGAGTATCTGAAACTGTTAATCCTGAGACAGCTGGACAGCTTGGGAACTTTGTTGGTGGTTACATTGGGACAATTTTTGCTTTAATAGGCGTTGTATTTCTATACTCCACATTAAAGAACCAACGGGAGACTTCACAAGTGGAAAAATTTGAAAACAAATATTTCGAACTCATTAAGTTACAGCGTGACAACGTTTCTGAAATAGGTATTGGAGAAGATTTCGGGAGAAAAATATTTGTGATTTTAATTAGAGAGTTTCGCGCAATTCTTCAATTAACAAGTAAAATAGCACTACGAACAAACCAATCATTCTCGCAAGAGCAAGTTTTCATAATATCTTATTATGCTTTGTTCTTTGGAGTTGGACCAAATTCATCAAGGTTGTTAAAGGAAGCATTAAAGGATCAGGATAAAACATTTGTTGATGAGTTTGATGAAGCTTTAAAGTCGGATATTGAACAAAAGAAAGCAAAAACCGATAAAAACCTAAAGTTTAGACCGTTTGGAGGACATCAGTCAAGGCTTGGACATTACTACAGACATCTTTATCAAACAGTTTCTTACGTAAATAATCAATCTTTTAGTTTGGACAAATACGAATATGTGAAAAACATTCGAGCACAACTCACAACCCATGAACAAGCACTTTTATATATCAATAGCTTGACACCACTTGGAAGTGATTGGTGGAAAGACAATTTGATAGTAAACTATCGAATTGTTCAAAATATACCTTCAGGTTTTTTTGACAAAGACACTGAAATTGATTTGCCTTCTTACTTCCCAAAAGACTATTTTGAATGGCAAAAGACAAATTAA
- a CDS encoding very short patch repair endonuclease, translating to MISKDSNSKDIKVPRFKKENGFYTTKDRSQLMSKIKSKGTKPEIAFRKALFSKGIRYRVNENSLPGKPDISIKKYKLAIFIDGEFWHGYNWEEKKKKIKTNKEFWIPKIERNMQRDKQNEDVLRSMGYIVFRFWEKEVHKNQDECIKRILHYLKL from the coding sequence ATGATAAGTAAAGATTCTAATTCTAAAGATATTAAAGTGCCTAGGTTCAAAAAGGAAAATGGATTCTATACTACAAAGGACAGGAGCCAATTAATGTCAAAAATTAAAAGCAAAGGAACTAAACCCGAAATTGCTTTTCGTAAAGCTCTATTTTCAAAAGGCATTCGATATAGAGTTAATGAAAATAGCTTACCTGGAAAACCGGATATTTCCATAAAAAAATACAAGTTGGCAATTTTTATAGATGGTGAATTCTGGCATGGTTATAACTGGGAAGAAAAGAAAAAAAAAATTAAAACAAATAAAGAATTTTGGATTCCAAAAATCGAAAGGAATATGCAAAGGGACAAACAAAACGAAGATGTTCTGAGATCTATGGGTTATATAGTTTTTCGTTTTTGGGAAAAAGAGGTACATAAAAATCAAGATGAATGCATAAAGAGAATTTTACATTATTTAAAATTATAG
- the dcm gene encoding DNA (cytosine-5-)-methyltransferase, which produces MKNKTIKFIDLFSGLGGIRLGFENAFKTKGFKTECVMTSEIKPHAIETLNKNFEHGYFVGDIFKVENESIPDFDFLLGGFPCQPFSAGGKRQGFLDTRGTLFFEIERILRDKKPYGFILENVEGLVKHDLENKKDKTGRTLATIIDKLENDLGYKVSWKIFDSIEFGLPQSRKRIFIVGTRENKVDLEGNDPVFKTLDSILENGLENLKSSFVDKLLSHFDICDLHGKSIKDKRGGNNNIHSWDIGLKGEITEEQNLLLNKLFKERRRKKWAEEIGIDWMDGMPLTLKQITTFFDCNVNELEKLLKDLTHKGYLKFEYPKKLIKEETKSGIKTYREYDITKPKGYNIVTGKLSFEINKILDPKDIAPTLVATDVSRLVVPDGKGLRRLTIREGLRLFGYPEWYNIPTKEYDAFDLLGNTVAVPVVEHVASKIAELYPKNKANYSTVNNTPVCS; this is translated from the coding sequence ATGAAAAATAAAACTATAAAATTTATTGACTTGTTCTCTGGGCTCGGGGGAATAAGGCTGGGCTTTGAAAATGCTTTTAAAACTAAAGGATTTAAGACAGAATGTGTAATGACTTCTGAAATAAAACCTCATGCAATTGAAACATTAAATAAAAATTTTGAACACGGTTATTTTGTTGGCGATATTTTTAAAGTCGAAAATGAATCAATTCCTGATTTTGATTTTTTATTAGGTGGTTTTCCATGCCAACCTTTTAGTGCTGGAGGCAAACGTCAAGGATTTCTTGACACCCGTGGTACTTTGTTTTTTGAAATAGAAAGAATCTTAAGAGATAAAAAACCTTATGGTTTTATTTTAGAAAATGTTGAGGGATTGGTAAAACATGATTTGGAAAACAAGAAGGACAAAACAGGAAGAACTTTAGCAACAATTATAGATAAACTAGAAAATGATTTAGGATACAAAGTTTCTTGGAAAATTTTTGATTCAATTGAATTCGGATTGCCACAATCTCGAAAACGAATATTTATTGTAGGAACTAGAGAAAATAAAGTTGATTTGGAAGGTAATGATCCCGTATTTAAGACTTTGGATAGTATTTTAGAAAACGGATTAGAAAACTTGAAATCAAGTTTCGTTGATAAGTTGCTTTCCCATTTTGATATTTGCGATTTACATGGAAAATCTATTAAGGATAAAAGAGGTGGAAACAACAATATCCATAGCTGGGATATAGGATTGAAAGGGGAAATTACTGAAGAACAAAACTTATTACTAAATAAACTGTTTAAAGAAAGAAGAAGAAAAAAATGGGCAGAAGAAATCGGAATTGATTGGATGGATGGAATGCCATTAACTTTAAAACAGATTACCACATTTTTTGACTGTAACGTTAATGAACTTGAAAAATTATTAAAAGATTTAACTCATAAAGGGTATTTAAAATTTGAATATCCTAAAAAATTAATCAAAGAAGAAACAAAAAGTGGAATAAAGACATATAGGGAATATGATATTACAAAACCAAAAGGTTACAATATAGTAACAGGTAAATTAAGTTTTGAAATAAATAAAATTCTAGACCCAAAAGATATTGCCCCGACATTGGTTGCTACTGATGTTTCTCGTCTTGTTGTTCCAGATGGGAAAGGGTTAAGAAGATTAACTATTCGAGAAGGACTAAGATTATTTGGATATCCGGAATGGTATAATATACCAACAAAAGAGTATGATGCTTTCGATTTATTAGGGAATACGGTTGCTGTTCCTGTTGTTGAACATGTAGCTTCAAAAATTGCTGAACTTTATCCTAAAAACAAAGCAAATTATTCAACAGTTAATAACACACCTGTATGTTCATGA
- a CDS encoding NgoBV family restriction endonuclease codes for MKIEYLCKLSIKVFMKLTAQELYHKLVYEYKIIGEKAVINFSLKDLTISVETKDTVGNLLQEWLKAWMKKENIEFEENVNSQVFPDFYLNKGNLKKGLLEVKSFDWDRGPGFDLANFDSYCNSLLENTYRIDSDYLIFAYQMSGSVITIKDVWVKKIWELACPSGTYPIKVQEKKNVIYNLRPSTWYSERTKFKPFASKEEFLAALNETRYKYPQTRHANGHWLQKVLKNYHEHTGVLLTVE; via the coding sequence ATGAAAATTGAATACCTTTGTAAACTATCGATCAAAGTATTTATGAAATTGACAGCACAGGAATTATATCATAAGCTTGTTTATGAGTATAAAATTATTGGAGAAAAAGCAGTAATTAATTTTTCACTGAAAGATTTAACAATCTCTGTAGAGACTAAAGATACAGTAGGTAATCTGCTACAGGAATGGTTAAAGGCTTGGATGAAAAAAGAAAATATAGAATTTGAAGAAAATGTAAATTCTCAAGTTTTTCCAGATTTTTATTTAAACAAAGGAAATCTTAAGAAAGGATTATTAGAAGTTAAATCTTTTGACTGGGATCGAGGTCCAGGTTTTGATTTGGCAAACTTTGATTCCTATTGCAATTCACTTTTAGAAAACACTTATAGAATTGATTCAGATTATTTAATATTTGCTTATCAAATGTCGGGGAGTGTAATTACAATTAAAGATGTTTGGGTAAAAAAAATATGGGAATTAGCGTGCCCTAGTGGAACATACCCAATAAAAGTTCAAGAAAAGAAAAATGTAATTTATAATCTTCGTCCTTCAACTTGGTATTCTGAGAGAACTAAATTCAAGCCTTTTGCATCTAAAGAGGAATTTTTAGCTGCATTAAATGAAACCAGGTATAAATACCCTCAAACAAGACATGCAAATGGACATTGGTTACAAAAAGTACTTAAAAATTATCATGAACATACAGGTGTGTTATTAACTGTTGAATAA
- a CDS encoding DUF262 domain-containing protein, protein MSYIPKTISEVTSEYLNRTTFLPAIQREFVWGTYGIEKLFDSIMGDFPISTFLFWKIKEENKKEWTAYEFLREFDQGTPHNKEASVTGINQDIYLVLDGQQRLTSLFIGLKGSYRYFYYRWTKCKLYLNILKAPIKSDNPEEFTYQFQFRENDIVNSKDPNPQYWYLVGDILNFDDAEDSKKEIKERLKDFTDDQKDTANSHIGRLHSRIHTSRLLNYYEEKSQDYDKVVEAFIRANTGGVKLEYSDILLSTATAKWVNLNAREEIHSFTDNINAIGSGYSFGKDFVLKGCLYLTEDLPIQYKVKNFTRTNLEKIENNWDNITDNIEMTVQLMHKFGFNDKSLVAKIALLPISLYLGKLKPKNFIDSTDKNDVRNQNIIQKWIIITLLKNAFGGSSDTILKNLQETINAQNNYSFFPFEALNKRLNIEATFNDTEIENLLATNYSTKYSYLILSLLYPDRDWKGKKFHEDHIFPKSEFTAAKLKARGYDTNIILEYQKHFNSIGNLQLLTDSENLEKSAEDFETWFSTRDSNFKERNTIPTISTYNFDNFLEFITERKKLLVQKFKAFTI, encoded by the coding sequence ATGAGTTACATCCCAAAGACAATTAGTGAAGTTACTTCCGAGTATCTTAATAGGACAACTTTTTTACCTGCAATTCAAAGAGAATTTGTATGGGGGACTTACGGTATTGAGAAACTTTTCGACTCAATTATGGGAGACTTTCCTATTAGCACATTTTTGTTTTGGAAAATAAAAGAGGAAAACAAAAAAGAATGGACAGCTTACGAATTTCTTAGAGAATTTGACCAAGGAACTCCGCACAATAAAGAAGCTTCTGTAACTGGTATCAATCAAGATATATATTTGGTACTTGATGGACAACAAAGGCTTACTTCATTGTTTATAGGACTGAAAGGCTCCTATCGTTACTTTTATTACCGCTGGACAAAGTGCAAACTTTACTTGAACATTTTAAAGGCTCCAATTAAAAGTGACAATCCCGAAGAATTTACTTATCAATTTCAGTTTAGAGAAAACGACATTGTAAACTCGAAAGACCCAAATCCACAGTATTGGTATTTAGTTGGCGATATTCTGAATTTTGACGATGCCGAAGATTCTAAGAAAGAAATAAAGGAAAGATTAAAGGATTTCACAGATGACCAAAAAGACACTGCTAACTCACATATTGGACGACTTCATTCAAGAATTCATACCTCAAGACTTCTCAACTACTACGAAGAAAAATCACAGGACTACGATAAAGTCGTTGAAGCATTTATTAGAGCCAACACTGGTGGGGTAAAACTTGAATACAGTGATATTTTGCTTTCAACTGCAACAGCAAAATGGGTAAACTTAAACGCGAGAGAAGAAATTCATTCTTTCACAGATAACATTAACGCAATTGGAAGTGGCTACTCTTTCGGAAAAGACTTTGTTCTTAAAGGTTGTCTGTATCTCACAGAAGATTTGCCTATTCAATACAAAGTGAAAAACTTTACAAGAACCAATCTTGAAAAAATTGAAAACAATTGGGATAACATTACTGACAACATTGAAATGACTGTTCAACTAATGCACAAATTTGGTTTTAATGACAAGAGCTTAGTTGCAAAAATTGCTTTGCTTCCTATATCATTATACTTGGGCAAACTGAAACCAAAAAACTTTATAGATTCCACAGACAAGAACGATGTAAGAAATCAAAACATCATTCAAAAGTGGATAATCATTACTTTACTGAAAAATGCGTTTGGTGGTTCTTCTGATACAATCTTAAAAAACCTTCAAGAAACAATTAACGCACAAAACAACTATTCATTTTTCCCATTTGAAGCATTGAACAAACGCTTAAATATTGAGGCGACATTTAACGACACGGAAATTGAAAATCTACTTGCAACAAATTATAGCACTAAATACAGCTATCTAATCTTATCGCTTTTGTATCCAGACAGGGACTGGAAAGGCAAAAAATTTCACGAAGACCATATATTTCCAAAGTCCGAATTTACAGCGGCCAAGTTAAAGGCTCGTGGCTATGACACAAATATAATTTTAGAATACCAAAAGCATTTTAATTCAATTGGCAATCTTCAACTTTTGACAGATTCTGAGAACCTTGAAAAAAGCGCAGAAGACTTTGAAACTTGGTTTTCAACTCGAGACTCTAACTTCAAGGAGAGAAACACTATTCCGACAATTAGCACTTACAATTTCGACAACTTTCTTGAATTCATTACCGAGAGAAAAAAACTTTTAGTGCAAAAATTCAAAGCATTTACCATATGA
- a CDS encoding DNA cytosine methyltransferase, translating into MIGVELFAGAGGMATGAVMAGIDVKLAIESDSCAAQTYLANHKNTTVVIDDIQNIKEYKFERNGDQVILFGGPPCQGYSYSNRKTRTAKNPKNWLFKEFIRSIMLVDPDWIVIENVPGLKKMDNGFFLKAICDDLRNLEYTPNVKILNAIDFGVPQKRERIFIVASKHGIAFDFPIGEFVNKPITVSEALFDLPFLQNGSMKPKLKYRTKAVSEYAKSLRGNKKIVTQNYVTKNSDVIVNRYSHINQGNNWRDIPVELMENYKDHTRCHSSIYRRLSENEPAVIIANYRKSMLIHPTEDRGLSVREAARLQSFPDHYNFIGSLDQKQQQVGNAVPPLLAKAIFKKIIEYSE; encoded by the coding sequence ATGATTGGAGTTGAATTATTTGCAGGTGCGGGTGGTATGGCAACAGGAGCTGTTATGGCGGGTATTGATGTAAAGTTAGCAATTGAGAGTGATTCATGTGCCGCACAAACTTATTTAGCTAATCATAAAAACACTACTGTTGTAATAGATGATATTCAAAATATAAAAGAGTATAAATTTGAAAGGAACGGAGATCAGGTGATTTTATTTGGTGGACCTCCTTGTCAAGGATATTCATACTCAAATAGGAAAACAAGGACTGCAAAGAATCCAAAGAACTGGTTATTTAAAGAATTCATTAGATCAATTATGCTTGTTGATCCAGATTGGATTGTGATAGAAAATGTTCCTGGATTAAAGAAAATGGATAATGGCTTTTTCTTAAAGGCAATTTGCGATGATTTACGCAACTTAGAATACACTCCTAATGTTAAGATTTTAAATGCAATAGATTTCGGTGTGCCACAAAAACGTGAGCGTATTTTTATAGTGGCATCTAAACATGGGATTGCTTTTGATTTTCCTATAGGCGAATTCGTTAATAAGCCAATAACCGTTTCAGAAGCTTTATTCGATTTACCATTTCTGCAAAATGGTTCTATGAAACCCAAATTAAAATATCGTACAAAAGCCGTCTCTGAATATGCTAAGTCTTTGAGAGGGAATAAAAAAATCGTTACACAAAACTATGTAACAAAAAATTCTGACGTAATAGTCAATAGATATTCTCATATAAATCAAGGAAATAACTGGCGAGATATACCAGTTGAACTTATGGAAAACTATAAAGATCACACAAGGTGTCATAGTAGTATTTATAGACGATTATCAGAAAATGAACCCGCTGTAATTATTGCTAATTATAGGAAGAGTATGCTAATCCATCCAACAGAAGATAGAGGTCTTTCCGTAAGAGAAGCAGCAAGATTACAATCGTTCCCAGATCATTACAATTTTATAGGCTCTTTAGATCAAAAACAGCAACAAGTTGGCAATGCAGTACCTCCACTTTTAGCTAAGGCTATATTCAAAAAAATAATAGAATATTCAGAATGA